In Oncorhynchus clarkii lewisi isolate Uvic-CL-2024 chromosome 2, UVic_Ocla_1.0, whole genome shotgun sequence, one DNA window encodes the following:
- the LOC139377411 gene encoding midkine-A-like produces MRGMFSMTLVLLVVLMVTVEAGHKHGDKKGLRSESQRGGQAECPEKCFVKCVPNAGDFGDGFCEATCSKHTTKQCNIPCNWKKAFADCKYRFTNWGECDTNTGTKSRSGTLKKDLFKLELVQGRRQEENEN; encoded by the exons ATGCGAGGAATGTTCTCAATGACACTTGTGCTGCTTGTGGTCTTGATGGTCACAGTAGAGGCAGGACACAAACATGGTGACAAAAAAG gattgag GTCAGAAAGCCAAAGAGGGGGGCAAGCAGAGTGCCCTGAGAAGTGCTTTGTCAAATGTGTTCCCAACGCTGGTGACTTTGGGGATGGGTTCTGTGAGGCAACCTGCAGCAAGCACACCACCAAACAATGCAATATCCCTTGCAACTGGAAAAAGGCCTTTG CTGACTGCAAGTACAGGTTCACCAACTGGGGAGAGTGTGACACAAACACCGGCACCAAGAGCCGGTCAGGAACCCTGAAGAAAGACCTGTTCAAGTTAGAGTTAGTTCAA